In Cydia strobilella chromosome 8, ilCydStro3.1, whole genome shotgun sequence, one DNA window encodes the following:
- the LOC134743614 gene encoding probable phosphoserine aminotransferase, giving the protein MVKIHNFGAGPAKLPEEVYDIIKKELTNYANSGISLLETSHRTATYLNLNTEIQTVVRRLLNVPANYKILFLSGGGQGEFAAVPLNLISRTGTADYVVTGAWSAKAAKEAKKYGKVNIVTPPTDRYTGIPDQSTWKLDPNASYVHICTNETIHGIEFNFIPDTKGVPLVADMSSNFMSKKVDVSKFGVIYGGAQKNIGTSGVALVIVREDLLNQALPICPSILDWTVNAKADSILNTPPMFAIYIMGRVLQWIERKGGLDKMAELATKKSSIIYNIIEESNGFYYAPVAKKDRSKMNIPFRIGSPQGDDTLEKEFLKGAEAFGLIQLKGHRDVGGIRASTYNAVTVEEVEDLAKYMKDFYSKHSK; this is encoded by the exons AtggttaaaatacataatttcgGTGCTGGTCCAGCAAAACTACCAGAAGAA gTATACGACATCATCAAGAAAGAACTTACAAATTACGCAAACTCAGGAATAAGTTTATTGGAAACAAGCCATCGGACCGCcacttatttaaatttaaacacaGAAATTCAAACAGTAGTAAGGAGATTact GAATGTGCCAGCAAATTACAAAATTCTGTTCCTGTCTGGAGGTGGACAAGGAGAATTTGCTGCAGTCCCTCTTAATCTGATTTCTCGAACAGGAACCGCCGACTATGTTGTTACGG GCGCCTGGTCAGCGAAGGCGGCTAAAGAAGCTAAGAAGTATGGAAAGGTGAACATCGTTACGCCGCCTACTGACCGTTACACAGGAATCCCTGATCAGTCTACGTGGAAGCTAGACCCCAACGCTTCTTATGTCCACATCTGCACAAATGAGACTATACATG GCATTGAATTCAACTTCATTCCTGATACAAAAGGAGTACCGCTAGTAGCTGATATGTCCTCCAACTTTATGTCCAAGAAAGTTGATGTTTCCAAG TTCGGTGTTATCTATGGAGGCGCCCAAAAGAACATTGGCACATCAGGAGTAGCCCTCGTCATCGTGAGAGAAGACCTACTGAACCAGGCGCTCCCGATATGCCCCTCGATCCTCGACTGGACCGTCAACGCCAAAGCTGACTCTATCCTCAACACGCCACCTATGTTTGC cATCTACATAATGGGTAGAGTACTCCAATGGATCGAAAGGAAAGGAGGCCTTGACAAAATGGCGGAACTGGCTACTAAGAAGTCGTCCATCATCTACAACATCATTGAAGAGTCCAATGGCTTCTACTACGCCCCAGTGGCCAAGAAGGACAGGAGCAAAATGAACATTCCGTTTAGGATCGGCTCGCCGCAAGGTGATGATACTTTGGAGAAGGAGTTTTTGAAAGGGGCTGAGGCTTTTGGATTGATTCAGCTTAAGGGACACAG GGATGTCGGTGGAATTCGGGCCTCAACGTACAATGCCGTCACTGTTGAGGAAGTAGAAGATTTAGCGAAGTACATGAAGGATTTCTACAGTAAGCACTCCAAGTAA